A single window of Loxodonta africana isolate mLoxAfr1 chromosome 10, mLoxAfr1.hap2, whole genome shotgun sequence DNA harbors:
- the B2M gene encoding beta-2-microglobulin has product MRLFVALALVALTSLSGLDALQLAPKVQVYTRHPAENGKPNFLNCYVSGFHPPEIKIDLYKNGKKITENVEQSDLSFSKDWSFYLLVHTEFTPNEKDEYTCRVEHAALQQPMVVKWDRNN; this is encoded by the exons ATGCGTCTCTTCGTGGCCTTGGCCCTGGTCGCCCTGACCTCCCTGTCCGGGCTGGACGCCCTGCAGC TTGCTCCAAAGGTTCAGGTATATACCCGTCATCCAGCAGAGAATGGAAAGCCAAACTTCTTGAACTGCTATGTGTCTGGGTTTCATCCACCTGAAATTAAAATCGACCTGTACAAGAATGGAAAGAAGATTACAGAGAACGTAGAGCAGTCAGACTTGTCTTTCAGCAAGGATTGGTCTTTCTATCTCCTGGTTCACACCGAATTCACCCCCAACGAGAAGGATGAGTACACTTGCCGAGTGGAGCATGCTGCTCTTCAGCAGCCCATGGTAGTGAAATGGG ATCGAAACAACTAA